One stretch of Arachis hypogaea cultivar Tifrunner chromosome 20, arahy.Tifrunner.gnm2.J5K5, whole genome shotgun sequence DNA includes these proteins:
- the LOC112784698 gene encoding probable inactive receptor kinase At5g10020, with translation MNPFLSILSLFLLFHTASSASFLELRSLLEFKKGITADPLRRVLDSWNPSAVSASVDSSNCPTWEGVVCDEVSGNVTAIVLDRLSLGGELKFHTLTDLKMLRNLSLSGNQFTGRLPPSLFTLTSLHHLDLSHNAFYGPIPARINDLWGLVHLNLSLNRFKGGFPSALQNLQQLRVLDLHSNELWADVADVLAALRSVEHVDLSANQFYGGLSLSAENASSIANTLHFLNLSGNVLNGPFFSGESIKLFRNLEVLDLGDNSITGELPSFGPLPSLRVLRLRRNQLFGSVPEELLESSVSLEELDLSGNGFTGSIAVINSTTLNILNLSSNSLSGSLPTSLRRCTIMDLSRNNFSGDISVVKTWEASLEVVVLSSNKLSGSLPPILGGPSSKLSTVDISLNELKGPIPGSLVNFPSLTKLNLSGNQLTGSLPLQGSGASELLLMPPQQQMQYLDVSNNSLEGDLPSDIGKMGGLKLLNLARNGFSGQLPNELSKLAYLEDLDLSNNKFTGKIPDKLSSNLNAFNVSNNDLSGRVPENLSKFPTSSFRPGNEKLVLPKNSPETSSVPNNIPDNGRHHSSKGNIRIAIILASVGAAVMIVFVLVAYHRAQLKEFHGRNEFTGQNTGRDVNVKLGRLTRPSLFKFNTSVQPPSTSMSFSHDHLLTSNSRTHSGQSECITEISEQGLPQGTVATSSSSIPNLMDSPPTSSGRKSSPGSPLSSSPRFIEEKPAMLDVYSPDRLAGELSFLDSSLAFTAEELSRAPAEVLGRSSHGTLYKATLDNGHMLTVKWLRVGLVKHKKEFAREVKRIGSMRHPNIVPLRAYYWGPREQERLLLADYIHGDSLALHLYETTPRRHSPLSFSQRIRVAVDVARCLLYLHDRGLPHGNLKPTNILLPAPDYSARLTDYGLHRLMTPAGIAEQILNLGALGYRAPELTTTSKPVPSFKADVYALGVVLMELLTRKSAGDIISGQSGAVDLTDWVRLCEQEGRVIDCIDRDIAGGEESSKEMEELLAISLRCILPVNERPNIRQVFEDLCSISV, from the exons ATGAATCCCTTCCtctcaattctctctctcttcctgcTATTCCACACCGCCTCCTCCGCCTCCTTCCTCGAGCTCCGATCCCTCCTTGAATTCAAGAAAGGCATAACCGCAGATCCCCTCCGCCGCGTCCTCGACTCATGGAACCCCTCTGCCGTCTCCGCCTCCGTCGACTCCTCCAACTGCCCTACCTGGGAGGGGGTCGTCTGCGACGAGGTCTCCGGAAACGTAACCGCCATCGTCCTCGACCGCCTGTCCCTCGGCGGCGAGCTCAAGTTCCACACTCTCACTGACCTCAAGATGCTCCGCAACCTCAGCCTCTCTGGTAACCAATTCACCGGTcgcctccctccctccctcttcaCTCTCACCTCACTCCACCACCTCGATCTCTCACACAACGCCTTCTACGGCCCCATCCCCGCGCGGATCAACGACCTATGGGGCCTCGTCCACCTCAACCTCTCCCTTAACCGCTTCAAGGGTGGCTTCCCCAGCGCCCTCCAAAACCTTCAGCAACTCAGGGTCCTCGATTTACACTCTAATGAGCTTTGGGCTGACGTAGCTGACGTCCTTGCTGCCCTTCGCAGCGTAGAACACGTTGATTTGAGCGCGAACCAGTTCTACGGCGGCCTCTCCCTTTCCGCCGAGAATGCCTCCTCTATTGCCAACACCCTGCATTTCTTGAACCTCAGCGGTAACGTTCTCAACGGTCCTTTCTTCAGTGGGGAATCGATTAAGCTATTTCGGAACTTGGAAGTGTTGGATTTGGGCGATAACTCCATCACAGGGGAGCTTCCCTCTTTTGGACCGTTGCCGAGCCTCCGGGTCCTGAGGCTCCGCCGGAACCAGCTGTTCGGGTCTGTCCCGGAAGAGTTGCTTGAGAGCTCTGTTTCGTTGGAAGAATTGGATCTTAGCGGCAATGGCTTCACTG GCTCAATTGCTGTAATCAACTCTACAACTCTGAATATTTTGAATCTTTCATCGAACAGTTTATCAGGCTCTTTGCCAACGTCTTTGAGAAGATGTACTATCATGGACTTGAGCAGGAACAATTTTTCTGGTGACATTTCTGTTGTCAAGACCTGGGAAGCCTCATTGGAGGTTGTTGTTCTGAGTTCAAACAAGCTGTCTGGATCGTTGCCTCCTATTTTAGGGGGCCCTTCTTCAAAATTGTCTACAGTTGACATAAGTTTAAATGAGCTTAAAGGACCCATTCCGGGTAGTTTAGTTAATTTTCCATCATTGACGAAGCTTAATCTTTCTGGGAATCAACTTACAGGGTCACTTCCACTTCAAGGTTCAGGGGCAAGTGAACTATTACTCATGCCACCTCAGCAGCAGATGCAATATCTTGATGTGTCTAATAATTCCTTAGAAGGCGACTTGCCTTCTGATATAGGTAAGATGGGAGGGCTCAAACTGCTGAATCTAGCTAGAAATGGCTTTTCTGGCCAGCTGCCAAATGAATTGAGCAAACTTGCTTATTTAGAAGACCTAGATTTATCTAATAACAAATTTACTGGAAAGATTCCCGATAAGCTTTCATCCAACTTAAATGCATTTAATGTGTCCAACAATGACCTGTCTGGTCGTGTTCCTGAAAATTTATCGAAGTTTCCAACTTCATCCTTCCGGCCTGGAAATGAAAAGTTAGTGTTACCGAAGAATTCTCCCGAGACTTCTTCAGTGCCTAATAATATTCCAGACAATGGGAGACATCATAGTTCAAAGGGTAATATCAGGATAGCAATTATTCTTGCCTCTGTGGGTGCTGCTGTGATGATTGTGTTTGTTTTAGTGGCTTATCATCGAGCACAACTGAAAGAATTTCACGGAAGAAATGAGTTCACTGGTCAAAATACTGGAAGGGATGTCAATGTCAAATTAGGAAGACTTACAAGGCCTTCGCTTTTCAAGTTCAATACAAGTGTTCAACCTCCTTCAACTTCAATGAGCTTTTCACACGATCACTTGCTGACTTCTAATTCAAGGACCCACTCTGGACAATCAGAATGTATCACTGAAATTTCTGAGCAGGGCTTACCTCAGGGAACGGTAGCAACTAGCTCATCATCTATACCTAATTTGATGGATAGTCCTCCCACATCATCTGGAAGGAAGTCATCCCCTGGTTCCCCGCTGTCATCGTCTCCCCGATTCATAGAAGAAAAGCCGGCGATGTTGGACGTTTACTCGCCAGATCGGCTGGCTGGAGAGTTGTCCTTCCTGGATTCTTCCTTAGCATTCACTGCAGAGGAATTATCTCGAGCACCAGCTGAAGTTCTTGGCAGAAGTAGTCATGGCACTTTATATAAAGCTACTCTGGACAATGGTCATATGTTGACTGTTAAATGGTTAAGGGTGGGGTTGGTCAAACATAAAAAGGAATTTGCAAGAGAAGTTAAAAGGATCGGTTCTATGAGGCATCCAAACATTGTTCCATTAAGAGCATACTATTGGGGGCCTAGGGAACAAGAGAGGCTTCTTTTAGCTGACTATATACATGGGGACAGCTTGGCCTTACATCTTTATG AGACCACCCCCCGGAGGCACTCCCCATTGTCATTCAGCCAGCGAATAAGAGTTGCTGTTGATGTTGCTCGATGTCTATTATACCTTCATGATCGAGGGCTTCCCCATGGAAATCTAAAGCCAACAAATATTTTGCTACCAGCCCCAGATTACAGTGCGCGTCTTACTGACTACGGTCTGCATCGGCTAATGACACCTGCTGGAATTGCGGAGCAGATACTTAATCTAGGAGCACTTGGGTACCGTGCTCCAGAACTAACCACCACATCCAAACCAGTACCGTCATTCAAGGCTGATGTATATGCACTTGGTGTGGTCCTGATGGAACTGTTAACAAGAAAAAGTGCAGGTGACATAATATCGGGTCAGTCAGGCGCTGTCGATCTTACCGATTGGGTTAGGCTGTGCGAGCAAGAAGGGCGGGTAATAGACTGTATTGACAGAGACATAGCAGGTGGGGAAGAATCCTCCAAAGAGATGGAAGAACTGCTTGCAATATCTCTGAGGTGTATTCTCCCTGTAAATGAGAGGCCTAACATCAGACAAGTTTTTGAAGATCTCTGTTCTATATCAGTTTGA
- the LOC112785273 gene encoding LOB domain-containing protein 15 encodes MSRERERFEEIGKKIKREGDNVSSQMGRRHMLGPAGTLNTITPCAACKLLRRRCAQECPFSPYFSPHEPQKFASVHKVFGASNVSKMLMEVPECQRADAANSLVYEANVRLRDPVYGCMGAISTLQHQVQSLQAELNAVRSEILKYKLREANNNIIIPSSHHHLPMLPSSGAVSVTAPPPPPPPPPPPPLPPNSLPPISSSSSSMYIQQQQRPPTNYSRIPSDNISYFG; translated from the exons ATGTCCAGAGAAAG GGAGAGATTTGAGGAGATAGGGAAGAAGATAAAGAGGGAAGGAGATAATGTTTCAAGTCAAATGGGAAGAAGACACATGTTAGGGCCAGCAGGAACCCTAAACACAATTACACCATGTGCAGCATGCAAGCTACTGCGACGAAGATGCGCACAAGAATGCCCCTTCTCTCCATATTTCTCACCTCATGAGCCCCAAAAGTTCGCTTCTGTCCACAAAGTCTTTGGTGCCAGCAACGTCTCCAAGATGCTCATG gaGGTACCGGAGTGCCAAAGAGCTGATGCAGCGAATAGTCTAGTTTATGAGGCTAATGTGAGGCTAAGAGATCCAGTTTATGGATGCATGGGTGCAATTTCAACATTGCAGCATCAAGTTCAATCTTTACAAGCTGAACTCAATGCAGTGAGGTCAGAAATACTTAAATACAAACTCAGAGAAGCTAATAACAATATCATTATTCCCTCCTCCCACCATCATCTTCCTATGCTCCCTTCATCCGGGGCTGTTTCCGTCACTGCTCCCCCACCCCCGCCTCCTCCTCCGCCGCCACCACCACTTCCTCCTAATTCTCTCCCTcccatttcttcctcttcttcctccatgtACATCCAACAACAACAGAGGCCTCCCACCAACTATAGCAGAATTCCAAGTGACAATATTTCTTATTTTGGTTAA